TTCAATTCTATGCTTGACGTCCAGTGTGCAAACTAAATATCAGGCAAGCATGATTAGTTAGTTTCACTTTTTTTTGTCCGTTCGTCACATCTGTGGCATGTATGTGTTAATTTTGTCTTACCTATATTTCTCCACCAATGGATTTTAGTAATCAGTACCTTAGTGTTCAAGTATCTCATGCTCCCTCCACCTTAGAGTCTTTTGTATGTGCCATACTCACTGCATTGAACTCTATTTGCTTCCTAAAAGTTGAATCTCTGAAAAATTGCTTGTAGGTTGCAGTGGTTGAGGTCAGCAGCTACCAAATGGAGATTCCAAGCAAGTGCTTTTGTCCTTCGGTGAGTCAACTCTAGAATTTGAGTGGTAAATCCAAGCATATGTTAATAAGCATTTTTCTCTCTCTTGTAATTCTACAACAACTGTTCAGGTCGCTGTGGTCTTAAACCTAGCTCCTGATCATCTGGAGAGACACAAGACGATGCAGGATTATGCATCAATTAAATGTCGTGTATTTTCTCACATGAGTCACAGCAAGCTGGCAGTTCTTCCCATTGGTGAGCCTATCGTAAATCAGATAGAATTACGTATCTTCAGTGGAAATAACTTTACTTCCATATTGTACATACACATGGAAATTACTTTTCTCTTTTAAGAAGATAATATAATAAACAGAATTTTTAGAGACCCTACATGTTTAGGGCCAGCAATCATTCTTTCTCGTATGAGTCATTTGTTATTGGTTCATTTGTGCAGCTTAAGTAAGAAATCGTTATAAATCACTTTCTCATTACAGCATACAATGCTGCTCGCAGTCGGCATTCTGCTAATGGTTTCTCATATGAACATGACCAGGTAATGAACATTTGAATAAAGCTTTCAGAAATTATGCACACAACTGCCATGTTGCTTGGTTAGGTGCTCATCCAGGTGTCAAGGtatctctttcttctcttttctgcACCATTATTTGAGTCTGCCTTTATTTGGTATACTTAACATGTCTGCTTTTGTTTGAAGATTGACATGGAAGCAAAGGTTGCTGACTTGAAATTACCCTCCAAGGGAATTGATTCTCGGGTACAATTGGGATCAATGAAGGCAATGGGGAACCACAACTATCACAATGCAGCAGTTGCTGCACTTTCTGTACTCGGTTTGGATATGGGGATTGAAGCTGATTCTATCAGTGAACTAGCAGAGACATTGAAAAGTCTACCACATCGGATGCAAATTGGTAAGTTTGATAGGTGCAAGTCTAGTTTATAGTGTTGATGAAGCATAATTCTCACTCTGTTTAGTTTTTTTAGTATTTGCTATCATAACAGTTCCATCAACAGTAGACATTGCGTTAATACCAATCTTATCCTCATTACATCACATAGTCATTTAGAAATGCATCCAAATGTAGTGGGCATTGGTAGGTATTAAAGGTTCCTCCGTGTTGGCCGTTGGCTTCCTAATGTAGAGAATCTTATTTCTTAACCAAGCAGTGAACCTCAGCCATGTGACATATCTTGCAGATTGATAGGTTTTAATGTGTCTTAAGTTAACCTCAGCATAGGAACTGTTTGGAAAACTGACAATAGCCTTTGGTACTCCGCATCTTCACGGAGAATTCAGTTTCACCGAGTCCATGTCGGAGACAGCGGGGCAGACGTTGCACCATTCGTGAAGGTCGCTACTTATGCGAGAAGGAATTTAGCTTGATAACTATGAACTAGTGCATTCCTGCATATCAGCTACGCTTTGAAAGTTTCGTTATAGGAGCTTGCAACCTTGTTGCATCTGTAAATCCACCCATGGTCTACCAATGATAATATTGGGAGGGAGATCTGTTCTTCAATCTTTAGCCCAGGGTCTATTTCCTCACCAAAGATCTACTATTCCTCCATTAACCTCTTTAGAGGGATTTGATTtgacatctttattccatgagttTTGTTTTCTGACCTGTGTGAAAATATTGATGCAGTACATAGAGATACATATGGGGTAACGTGGGTGGATGACAGCAAGGCAACAAACGTGGAATCAACGTATACAGGGCTGATGGGTCTTAAAGAACAGAAGGCAGTGGTTTTACTTGGTGGTGTTGCGAAGGTTGGCAGTACTTGATTTCGTTATTTTCTACTTATTGATCCAGTTTCAAAAACCTAATATGTAGCTGACATCTGCAGTTTGGGTTGAGATTACCATTAACTTCTGGAATTACAAACATCAGTCTCTTTATTGGTTTCTTTTGTGGCCTTTTCAGGTAATAGAGGATACAAATTCTAATGGTTTCAGAAAGCTAGTGGGACCTCTAATGCACCATAGGTGTGTCATTACAGTAAGTGATCCATTAAAGACAGATGCTGTTTAATTATGTTCTTAAAGTTAAGTTTTGTCACGAGTTATTTCCTGTATTTCTTGTTTCCTAAGCTTTCCTAGCTATGTATAACTAATAATCATTTTGGgatgaatgcccttagtttggaTTTTCAGGGAGTATGATTTACGAGACATTGCAGGCTGGTGGTCTAACAATACCATGTATTAGAGTTAAAACTCTGGAGGATGCTGTGAGCTGCGCAAGGAGCATTGCTGAAAATGGTTTGTCATCATGCGTTAAATTTCCAGGACAGAGATGTTTAGATTGTTTTGGTATTCCACATTTGTCATTGTATATGGATATAAAGAAGGTATAGCATTCAAAGTTGTTCCATTCTactggattgctttgtaactgacCACagaaattggtagaaaagttttactGTCCATGCATTATTGGCTGCCATATGAATAGGATTTACCCTAAGTTTGACATATGGTTGAAGGGTCTAGAGAAAACCTTTGATCCGGGTTTAAAATATAACTTTGGTGCATCTCAAAAGTATTCTACCTTGGTTTTGGTTTGATAGTTGATACACACGCCTTTCGGGCTTAAAAATTGCTATACCGCGCCTCGAGGCgtattcaattaaaaaaaaaatctctcgaaGGCTTCGGAAATTGCTTTTAAGATCAAAACCTAGATATAGATGCTATCTAAATACAAGTGTCAAGTGTGGTAGACGAGATTAAACAAAGTGGAGGCTGTCATAgcatgcagagaagatgaaatagCTGATAACTTGTTCATTTCATATATTTTATGATGTTTATTGACTTAATTTTTCTAGCATTTTCTTCGCAATGCGAGGCAACCCCTAGACTTGCCATAGGAAAATGCCTCAGCTGCCTTGCTGGTTCTTCACCTTTGATACGGCAGAAGGATTATAGTTCTAAAATATCAACACAGGGGTACTATTGTAATAACAACTttttttctctctcaactgcaggAGATACTATTGTACTAACTCCTGGTTGTGCAAGCTTTGACGAGTTCAAAAATTTTGAGCACAGAGGGAAGGTCTTTCAGAAATTGGCCTCCACATCCTGATAATTTTGTGATCTGGCCTTCAGGTATATGAAATCTGATCGTTATGGGCAGTAATTCTTAGTTAGTTAGTGCTTTGTCTGATTAAGAAAAACTTGACCATGATTTATTGTGTTACTTTGTACAAGCTTTACAGTTTACAACTAAGAAATTGAGAAACGGAAAGCATAGAACTGAAGTTTACTCTTACAGAGCTTAAACCATGAAATTACACAGCAGGTAGTCGTAGCATAGTAGAAAAGGGTGAAGAAAATGTTTTCTTATCTAATATGTGCTGCCGAACATGCGCTGATGTGTTTAATTTCTTTGAACTTTAAACTTTAAATTTGAAGTGATTATAAAATTCCTTGTTTGTAGAGACACCCTTTATGCATGTCAAAAACAtataaattaaaacttaaaagacTCATTGAACCCTCATTGGTAGAGACATTATTAATTTACGGGAAGAATGCATGTTCTTTGCACGGTTCTGCCTGAAATCACTTTGGAACTATCGTGTTTTACTTCCTGTAGAAATTTGGTaatttcaaatattccttctctaCAACCTTTGTGAATTGTAATGATTTCTGAGAAGTCACAAATTTCTTTATCTGTAGAGGCAAGAGACACCTTGTACTTAGTAGAGGTTTTTTGTGTCTAAAAACTAAGAGCAAAAGGTGATGGGAGTGGAATGCAAGTTGTTGCTTATTCAAAATATAATATTTAAGGTAGAGTTTGATGGAAATACTGGATTCTTCGgaaaaatatttaaaataaaaagacGGATTTTAATTAAGGATACATTTGGCACTTAATagatttaaaatccaaaaattgaACTTAAGAAGTGGGTATTTACAGGTGGCAGGTTTGAAGTGATGAACACATGTTAGCACTTCAGCATTTGTTCTTGATGCTAGTTATAACTCCACCCTCTATATCAAGGAGAGTCAGAACTTCAGGTCTGCAAGTTGGAATAACCAATACAATACCGATAGGATGCTGGAAGTATGTGGCAGCTGGCTAAACCCCTATGGTTAGAAAACTTTGTGTATTACATTGGATATTTGCACGTCAATCTGATTGTATGTCTCAGATGGATCATGGCCAGGGAAAAGTTGTGTACTGCATAATTCTTGAGGTCATTAGCTAGTTTTTTCTCTAGGTTGTTAT
This portion of the Papaver somniferum cultivar HN1 chromosome 11, ASM357369v1, whole genome shotgun sequence genome encodes:
- the LOC113321291 gene encoding uncharacterized protein LOC113321291 yields the protein MMAISANYCFGTLARKSNSKFVHHGIIRSSFSPKDDLRGQTVVVVGLGASGRSAARLALTRGASVLAIDKNEKLVPLEHDPLFEKYDNLRTMLGHCDRDILEKAERVVVSPGVPLQNYGLSSLLQSGRQVISEIQFASEVLPKSIKVLAVTGTNGKSTVTSFAGQMLTHLGFKTFIGGNLGTPLSEASILCLTSSVQTKYQVAVVEVSSYQMEIPSKCFCPSVAVVLNLAPDHLERHKTMQDYASIKCRVFSHMSHSKLAVLPIGNEHLNKAFRNYAHNCHVAWLGAHPGVKIDMEAKVADLKLPSKGIDSRVQLGSMKAMGNHNYHNAAVAALSVLGLDMGIEADSISELAETLKSLPHRMQIVHRDTYGVTWVDDSKATNVESTYTGLMGLKEQKAVVLLGGVAKVIEDTNSNGFRKLVGPLMHHRCVITFGFSGSMIYETLQAGGLTIPCIRVKTLEDAVSCARSIAENGDTIVLTPGCASFDEFKNFEHRGKVFQKLASTS